The Tenrec ecaudatus isolate mTenEca1 chromosome 14, mTenEca1.hap1, whole genome shotgun sequence genome contains a region encoding:
- the CBLN3 gene encoding cerebellin-3: MLGAKGDCLPASPLSPGPALALMLLALGVGWAQEGTEPLLLEGECLVVCEPGRAAAGGPGGAALGEAPPGRVAFAAVRSHPHEPSGEAGNGPSGAIYFDQVLVNEGGGFDRASGSFVAPVRGIYSFRFHVVKVYNRQTVQVSLMLNTWPVISAFANDPDVTREAATSSVLLPLDPGDRVSLRLRRGNLLGGWKYSSFSGFLIFPL; the protein is encoded by the exons ATGCTGGGAGCAAAGGGAGACTGCCTGCCAGCTTCTCCACTCAGCCCTGGGCCAGCCTTGGCCCTCATGCTTCTGGCCCTGGGAGTTGGGTGGGCACAGGAGGGGACAGAGCCCCTGCTGCTGGAGGGCGAGTGCCTGGTGGTCTGTGAGCCGGGCAGAGCTGCTGCAGGGGGGCCTGGTGGAGCAGCTCTAGGAGAGGCCCCCCCGGGAAGAGTGGCATTTGCGGCAGTTCGGAGTCACCCCCATGAGCCATCCGGAGAGGCAGGCAACGGCCCCAGTGGAGCCATCTACTTTGATCAG GTTCTGGTGAATGAGGGTGGTGGCTTTGACCGGGCCTCGGGCTCCTTCGTAGCCCCCGTCCGGGGCATCTACAGCTTCCGCTTCCATGTGGTGAAAGTGTACAACCGCCAGACTGTGCAG GTGAGCCTAATGCTGAACACTTGGCCTGTCATCTCAGCCTTCGCCAACGACCCTGATGTGACACGGGAGGCAGCCACCAGCTCTGTGCTGCTACCCCTGGACCCCGGGGACCGCGTGTCCCTGCGCCTGCGTCGGGGAAACCTGCTGGGGGGTTGGAAGTACTCAAGCTTCTCTGGCTTCCTCATCTTCCCACTCTGA
- the SDR39U1 gene encoding epimerase family protein SDR39U1 isoform X3, translated as MRVLVGGGTGFIGTALVRLLKARGHQVTLASRTPGPDRITWVESSLSKGGSQQPPGDHPVIGQHHLQGPRTPQDLDLSHRSYYQPSLTSEYDEDSPGGDFDFFSNLVTKWEAAAKLPGDSTRQVVVRSGVVLGRGGGAIGHMLLPFRLGLGGPIGSGHQFFPWIHISDLVGILAHALEERHVQGVLNGVAPAPATTNAEFTQAFGAALGRPAFIPLPSAVVQAVFGQERAIMLLEGQKVIPRRTLATGYQYSFPTLEAALKEVVG; from the exons ATGCGAGTGCTCGTGG GTGGCGGGACGGGCTTCATAGGGACAGCCCTGGTCCGGCTGCTGAAAGCTCGGGGCCACCAGGTGACGTTGGCCTCGCGCACGCCCGGGCCAGACCGGATCACGTGG GTGGAATCAAGCCTTTCGAAAGGAGGTTCTCAGCAGCCGCCTGGAGACCACCCAGTTATTGGCCAGCACCATCTCCAAGGCCCCAGAACCCCCCAAGACCTGGATCTTAGTCACAGGT CTTACTACCAGCCTAGCCTGACTTCGGAGTACGATGAGGACAGTCCTGGAGGGGATTTTGACTTTTTCTCCAACCTCGTCACCAAGTGGGAAGCTGCAGCCAAGCTTCCTGGAGATTCGACACGCCAGGTGGTGGTGCGCTCTG GGGTTGTGCTAGGCCGAGGGGGCGGTGCCATTGGCCACATGCTGCTGCCCTTCCGCCTGGGCCTGGGGGGGCCCATTGGCTCAGGCCACCAGTTCTTCCCCTGGATTCATATCAGTGACCTGGTGGGGATTCTGGCCCACGCCCTTGAAGAAAGACACGTGCAAGGAGTCCTGAACGGAGTGGCTCCAGCCCCTGCAACCACCAATGCGGAGTTCACACAAGCCTTTGGAGCTGCCCTGGGCCGCCCAGCCTTCATCCCGCTCCCCAGCGCCGTGGTGCAGGCTGTCTTTGGACAGGAGCGCGCCATCatgctgttggagggccagaaggTGATCCCCCGACGGACCCTGGCTACGGGCTACCAGTACTCCTTCCCAACGCTGGAGGCGGCCTTAAAGGAGGTTGTTGGCTAA
- the SDR39U1 gene encoding epimerase family protein SDR39U1 isoform X1 has translation MRVLVGGGTGFIGTALVRLLKARGHQVTLASRTPGPDRITWDQLAKSGLPRCDAAVNLAGENILNPLRRWNQAFRKEVLSSRLETTQLLASTISKAPEPPKTWILVTGVAYYQPSLTSEYDEDSPGGDFDFFSNLVTKWEAAAKLPGDSTRQVVVRSGVVLGRGGGAIGHMLLPFRLGLGGPIGSGHQFFPWIHISDLVGILAHALEERHVQGVLNGVAPAPATTNAEFTQAFGAALGRPAFIPLPSAVVQAVFGQERAIMLLEGQKVIPRRTLATGYQYSFPTLEAALKEVVG, from the exons ATGCGAGTGCTCGTGG GTGGCGGGACGGGCTTCATAGGGACAGCCCTGGTCCGGCTGCTGAAAGCTCGGGGCCACCAGGTGACGTTGGCCTCGCGCACGCCCGGGCCAGACCGGATCACGTGG GACCAGCTGGCTAAGAGTGGGCTGCCCCGCTGTGACGCCGCAGTCAACCTGGCCGGGGAGAACATTCTCAACCCTCTCCGCAG GTGGAATCAAGCCTTTCGAAAGGAGGTTCTCAGCAGCCGCCTGGAGACCACCCAGTTATTGGCCAGCACCATCTCCAAGGCCCCAGAACCCCCCAAGACCTGGATCTTAGTCACAGGTGTAG CTTACTACCAGCCTAGCCTGACTTCGGAGTACGATGAGGACAGTCCTGGAGGGGATTTTGACTTTTTCTCCAACCTCGTCACCAAGTGGGAAGCTGCAGCCAAGCTTCCTGGAGATTCGACACGCCAGGTGGTGGTGCGCTCTG GGGTTGTGCTAGGCCGAGGGGGCGGTGCCATTGGCCACATGCTGCTGCCCTTCCGCCTGGGCCTGGGGGGGCCCATTGGCTCAGGCCACCAGTTCTTCCCCTGGATTCATATCAGTGACCTGGTGGGGATTCTGGCCCACGCCCTTGAAGAAAGACACGTGCAAGGAGTCCTGAACGGAGTGGCTCCAGCCCCTGCAACCACCAATGCGGAGTTCACACAAGCCTTTGGAGCTGCCCTGGGCCGCCCAGCCTTCATCCCGCTCCCCAGCGCCGTGGTGCAGGCTGTCTTTGGACAGGAGCGCGCCATCatgctgttggagggccagaaggTGATCCCCCGACGGACCCTGGCTACGGGCTACCAGTACTCCTTCCCAACGCTGGAGGCGGCCTTAAAGGAGGTTGTTGGCTAA
- the SDR39U1 gene encoding epimerase family protein SDR39U1 isoform X2 yields the protein MRVLVGGGTGFIGTALVRLLKARGHQDQLAKSGLPRCDAAVNLAGENILNPLRRWNQAFRKEVLSSRLETTQLLASTISKAPEPPKTWILVTGVAYYQPSLTSEYDEDSPGGDFDFFSNLVTKWEAAAKLPGDSTRQVVVRSGVVLGRGGGAIGHMLLPFRLGLGGPIGSGHQFFPWIHISDLVGILAHALEERHVQGVLNGVAPAPATTNAEFTQAFGAALGRPAFIPLPSAVVQAVFGQERAIMLLEGQKVIPRRTLATGYQYSFPTLEAALKEVVG from the exons ATGCGAGTGCTCGTGG GTGGCGGGACGGGCTTCATAGGGACAGCCCTGGTCCGGCTGCTGAAAGCTCGGGGCCACCAG GACCAGCTGGCTAAGAGTGGGCTGCCCCGCTGTGACGCCGCAGTCAACCTGGCCGGGGAGAACATTCTCAACCCTCTCCGCAG GTGGAATCAAGCCTTTCGAAAGGAGGTTCTCAGCAGCCGCCTGGAGACCACCCAGTTATTGGCCAGCACCATCTCCAAGGCCCCAGAACCCCCCAAGACCTGGATCTTAGTCACAGGTGTAG CTTACTACCAGCCTAGCCTGACTTCGGAGTACGATGAGGACAGTCCTGGAGGGGATTTTGACTTTTTCTCCAACCTCGTCACCAAGTGGGAAGCTGCAGCCAAGCTTCCTGGAGATTCGACACGCCAGGTGGTGGTGCGCTCTG GGGTTGTGCTAGGCCGAGGGGGCGGTGCCATTGGCCACATGCTGCTGCCCTTCCGCCTGGGCCTGGGGGGGCCCATTGGCTCAGGCCACCAGTTCTTCCCCTGGATTCATATCAGTGACCTGGTGGGGATTCTGGCCCACGCCCTTGAAGAAAGACACGTGCAAGGAGTCCTGAACGGAGTGGCTCCAGCCCCTGCAACCACCAATGCGGAGTTCACACAAGCCTTTGGAGCTGCCCTGGGCCGCCCAGCCTTCATCCCGCTCCCCAGCGCCGTGGTGCAGGCTGTCTTTGGACAGGAGCGCGCCATCatgctgttggagggccagaaggTGATCCCCCGACGGACCCTGGCTACGGGCTACCAGTACTCCTTCCCAACGCTGGAGGCGGCCTTAAAGGAGGTTGTTGGCTAA
- the KHNYN gene encoding protein KHNYN — MPTWGAGSPSPDRFAVCADAEAKVREQQPHVERIFGVGMSILPKDCSENPHIWLQLEGPKENASRAKEYLKGLCSPELQSEIRYPPRLHCIFLGAQGFFLDCLTWSTTAHLVPQVPGSLMVSGLTEAFVMAQSRVEELVERLNWNLWSRPSCGASPSAGMLRDFSALLQPRADAHKEALLQLPLAVQEELLSLVQEASRGQGPQACTSWAGRSPGAQALGVRALPREGRESLDTGSLGQREDRGERQAPEKGAGPRETDLGWEELPGASACGGDMAFRSQSGGGEIAVAGPLTGKVMGKEGRGFCPQGEPPGPPGPSQSQLRGASLLQQLHNGQASPPRVPSPLPAPEPAWHGGDRGDKQQISSRGRGSPGKRGTRGGNLVTGTQRFQEALQDPFTLCLANVPGQPDLRHIVIDGSNVAMVHGLQHYFSSRGIAIAVQYFWDRGHRDITVFVPQWRYSKDSKVREGHFLHKLYSLSLLSLTPSRVMDGKRISSYDDRFMVKLAEETNGIIVSNDQFRDLAEESEKWMAIIRERLLPFTFVGNLFMVPDDPLGRNGPTLDEFLKKPARPQEPPEAQPPPRGLANPGSAPQGKEEEKGGGGIRKTRETERLRRQLLEVFWGQEHKVDFILQREPYCRDINQLSEALLSLNF; from the exons ATGCCGACTTGGGGGGCTGGCTCCCCGTCCCCGGACCGCTTTGCGGTGTGTGCAGATGCGGAGGCTAAGGTGCGTGAGCAGCAGCCGCATGTGGAGCGCATCTTCGGGGTAGGGATGAGCATTCTCCCGAAGGACTGTTCCGAGAACCCGCACATCTGGCTGCAGCTTGAAGGCCCCAAGGAAAACGCCAGTAGAGCCAAG GAGTATCTGAAGGGTCTCTGcagcccggagctgcagagtgagATCCGCTACCCGCCCCGGCTGCACTGCATCTTCCTCGGGGCCCAGGGCTTCTTCCTTGACTGCCTGACTTGGAGCACAACAGCCCACCTGGTCCCACAGGTGCCTGGCTCGCTGATGGTCAGCGGCCTGACGGAGGCCTTCGTCATGGCACAGAGCCgtgtggaggagctggtggagCGGCTGAACTGGAACCTGTGGTCCAGGCCATCCTGTGGAGCGTCTCCGTCGGCTGGGATGCTAAGAGACTTCTCTGCCTTGCTGCAGCCCCGGGCAGACGCCCACAAAGAAGCCCTGCTCCAGCTGCCCCTGGCTGTCCAGGAGGAACTGTTGAGTCTGGTGCAGGAGGCTTCCAGGGGCCAGGGGCCACAAGCATGCACCTCCTGGGCAGGGAGGAGCCCCGGCGCTCAGGCCCTCGGAGTCAGAGCTCTCccaagggaagggagggagtCCCTGGACACTGGCTCTTTGGGGCAGagagaggacaggggagagcgaCAGGCTCCAGAGAAGGGGGCAGGCCCCAGGGAGACAGatttggggtgggaggagctacCTGGGGCCAGTGCTTGTGGGGGAGATATGGCTTTCAGGTCCCAGTCTGGGGGAGGAGAGATAGCAGTGGCAGGGCCCCTGACAGGGAAGGTCATGGGCAAGGAGGGAAGAGGATTCTGCCCCCAGGGTGAGCCTCCTGGGCCCCCTGGCCCCTCTCAGAGTCAGCTCCGGGGAGCCTCCCTGCTTCAGCAGCTGCATAATGGGCAAGCCTCCCCTCCTAGAGTACCCAGTCCCCTGCCAGCACCTGAGCCCGCCTGGCACGGTGGGGACCGCGGGGACAAGCAGCAGATCTCAAGTCGTGGCCGGGGGTCTCCGGGGAAGCGAGGCACCCGGGGGGGCAACCTGGTGACTGGCACACAGCGTTTCCAGGAGGCCCTACAGGACCCTTTCACCTTGTGCCTTGCCAATGTGCCCGGCCAGCCCGACCTCCGCCATATTGTCATCGATGGCAGCAACGTGGCCATGGT GCACGGCCTCCAACACTACTTCTCCAGCCGGGGCATCGCCATTGCTGTGCAGTACTTCTGGGACCGCGGCCACCGCGACATCACCGTCTTTGTGCCGCAGTGGCGCTACAGTAAAGATTCCAAGGTCAGAG AGGGCCACTTCCTGCACAAGCTCTACTCCCTCAGCCTGCTCTCCCTCACCCCCTCTCGGGTTATGGATGGCAAGAGGATCTCTTCCTATGATGACAG GTTCATGGTGAAGCTGGCTGAAGAAACGAATGGGATCATTGTCTCCAACGACCAGTTCCGGGACCTGGCGGAGGAGTCTGAGAAGTGGATGGCCATCATCCGAGAGcg CCTGCTGCCCTTTACCTTCGTGGGAAACCTCTTCATGGTTCCTGATGATCCCCTGGGGCGAAACGGCCCCACCCTGGATGAATTCCTGAAGAAACCGGCTAG GCCACAGGAGCCGCCTGAGGCTCAGCCTCCTCCCAGGGGCCTTGCAAACCCTGGAAGTGCTCCgcaggggaaggaagaggaaaaagGCGGGGGTGGCATTCGGAAGACCCGAGAGACGGAGCGGCTGCGGCGCCAGCTGCTGGAGGTCTTTTGGGGCCAGGAGCACAAGGTGGACTTCATTCTGCAGCGGGAGCCGTACTGCCGGGACATCAACCAACTCTCCGAGGCCCTGCTCAGTCTCAACTTTTGA